Genomic segment of Dromiciops gliroides isolate mDroGli1 chromosome 3, mDroGli1.pri, whole genome shotgun sequence:
TCAGCAGCTCTGCTGGTGAAGGCAGCAGGAGTGTCTCAGCCTCAGAAGGGGTGGGATCCACAGATCCATAGAgcctcagagctgggagggacttcagaggtcacctagtccagccAGTGCCCAATGAAGCTTCTCCTCCACCACACAGCCCATGAggagtcatccagcctttgctgaAGACCGTTAATGATGGAAACCTCCCACCACCTCCTGAGGGGACTTCCCACTCTTGATGCCAAACCCAAGTCTGCCTCTTCCCTATAACTTGAGGATGATGGGCCAGGTGCCTCAGAGGTCTCCCTCATGTCTAGCTCTAGGCTCCGGTGACCCACTCATTGCTTCATGTTCTACCACTTGGGACCAAGTGGGACAAGGCAAGATCTCTCTTTCACCCAAAAGCCTTTCAGACAGTCAAAGACAGATGTCGTGCCCCACCAAATCTACTTTTCTCCATGCTAAAATACCCATtttacaatataaaaatatatcatttggTTTACTGGAATTTTAACaaattaagaaatgttttaaaattttattagtttTGATTTATAATATGATAAATAGCAATAGATATAGACTACTTAAATAAAAGCTCTTCATGGTTCTCAATCATTTTTAAGAACAAAATGGAATTCTGAAACCAAAAGGTTTAAGAACTACTACATTACAGAACACTATGtgggccatttccttctctctgtctttctgtcttctctctcctctctttttccttctctctcctgtccctctctctttccctcttctctctcccccttctttctctttctcttgctgtcttctctctcctctctgtctctctgtgtctctctctgtctgttctTTCAGTGAGATCTCATTTTCAGGGTATAACCTAAATTTGGGGGCAGTCCATATTCAGGCCATTATTTGGAATGCCATGGAGTTAGTTCAGGCTCCTCTTTGGAAGCCTGTGAAACGTGAAAGACAATTACTACTCATGTGAccttgtttgctcatctgtaaacttCATCTCTAAGATCTTTCCTAGCTCTAGATTTGATGAGTCTACTTTTGCTATTGTGGAGCATGGGAAGGGATGGATTCCTCAGAGCACTTTCTTGCTATGCATACATGGGGACAGGAGCCCGTAATTCCCAAGTACTTACACTCTAGGATTGTCGTCGCATCCCCATATGTTGGACAGCCACTTTATATCCAAATTGAGAGAAAAGGGTTTTGTCTTTCTATTAAAAATCTTACctctatgaaaaagaaaagagaacagaaaactcAACATTCATCCTTTGCCCAGCACCAGAGGAAGGATCCAACTTGCCAGTTCCTAAACATGTACCTGTCCGTGGTCCTTcccttttaaaaagataattggcTAAGGCCAGTCTTGCTTCCCAAGCAGCAACAGCCTATAAAGACTCGGGATACAAGAATGGAATTTGGTGCTGTAATCAGATAAAACTTAGAACCAGGAAGAGCTGAAACACATCCAATAGGATGCCTAACCTTGATTCTGCTGCCTGGGGGTCACTGGGGAGAAATGATAAGCTACTCACAAGAATTATGATGATTTTTTGTTTACAAAATTTCTATTGGGAAATTatcgtgtgtgtatatatgagtgtgtgtgtgtgtgtgtgtgtgtgtgtgtgtgtgtgtagaagtgGAGATGTTGGCAAAAAAGGACATTGTTTTCCTTCACCTTCCAGGAAGAGCTCATCTGTAGTTCATTTATAACTCTCTGGCAGGAGGCACCCAAGATCAGGTGTCCTGGGCTCTGGAAACCTCCAACTCTCCTTTGTCCTCCCTACTGCCTGACTCACCTGAGAGGCAAACCTCTCCCAGCCCAGGGAAGTTTAGCCACTTGTTCAGTTATTGGGTAGattgttcaggaaaaaaaaaagacattgtagTTACTAAAGGGAGTGAGTTTCCTGACATGGTGGGACCTTCCCAGTTCCCTAAAAAGATAACAAGAATGAGAGAAGCAGGCTAGCCACACCATCTGGGAATCAATTGACTGATCAGTTAATCAGCTAGCATTTAGAAAGCACCTTCTATGGGCCAAACACTGTCTTAGATGCTGCAGATACAAATAGAACAGTGGGACAGCtcttgccttcaaggggcttacagtctatTGAGTAGGTATACTGTATTCACAGATTAGTGAACACAAGGACAGATACAAAATCAATACACAATGATGCAGGCAGGAGGGAAACAGGGCACATGGGGGCAGGGGTATCAGCAAAGTCCACTCAACTGAAACCCTGAGGGGTGCTAGTGAGGAGTGAGAACCCTCCAACCATGGGGCACAATCTGTGCTTTAGATGGAATGTTCAGGGACCAAGTCTAAGTTAGTGAGGCTGGAGTGGAGAGTGTAGGAGGAGGGAGTACTGTGTCATCTGCCTGGAAAGAGTGGCTGAAGCCAGGTCCCTTCAGTGGAAAAATCAATGACCCTATCAATTCTCAGAGGGATAACTAGCCTgagcttctttctctgtctctctttggcaCTGCCTGTCCCTCTCTCGAAATAGTCTGAGggaatgtgtgtgcatacacTCTACATGTACGCACCTTCTGGAGAGGACAAAGCTAGGTCAGGGTGTGGTGCCTGAGCTGGGAAGTTGGGGCTAAGTAGGAGAGATTGTTGTTGGTTACGAGAATGGGGCAGATACTAAATATATGGGGTTCAATATTTGTGTgtatcatacatacacacacacaggggagggggagaggcagagagacatagagacagaggcagaatcAGAGCCAGAGAaagtgataaatacagagaacaCAGAACTTGCTCCAGGAAATCCAGAATGGCCAAAAGCTACCCTTCTCCATTCAGGTACCTGGGTCCCAGGCTCTCCAGGAGCCCTGTGATCACCCAACCAATAGCCCTCTTTTGCTCCCTGGTCTTATTCCTATACCTCCCATCTTGGCCATGAATTTTCACTGCTCTCCTTCCTCCAGCTATTGCCATCCATGGGGCTACATGGTTACCTCTTCACCTAGGGCCCCAGAATTCCCAAGGGGTCCACCCAAAATGTGTAGTCTTCCCCTCTGTGGATCTCAGTCAGAGcctcttgctctctttttctcAGCTTCAGTCTTCTTGGTTCTTTCCATAGAACTAAGGTCATGGTTCAGATATCCACCAACCAAGACCCAATCCTTCACACTCATGATAGTGTCACTGGTGAGTACCCAAGGCATCCTCATTCATCCCCTGTCAAAGAGCGATCATCATAGTTCCAACTGTACTGTGTGTGCCAGGAGGGGGTGCTTATGCTTTGAATAAGGAGACATATCAATAAAATCTCCATCCTTTAACCTTGTCAGCCTTGACCAGTTGACTTTGGGTTGCCCTGTCTAAACAAGCATTACCATTTGGTATGAAGATGTTGATCAAGGGACCAGGAAGGAGAAACTAGGTGGTATGGTTTTCATAAGGTGGCTTGAATGCCCATGAGTTCCCAGAATGTCATACACACCCATTAAGCCACAAATTAATGAGTTTGGGGatatttttttgccatttccgAGTATCCCTTTGAAGGGATATAGCATGGAAGTGACTAAAAATTTAACATCCCTCTCCTGCTGAATCTAATTAAATGTTCAAAGGTTTATAATAGGTCATTTTCACATTGATCCAGCTCTTGGATGCCCAAGCAATTCTATAATCCATCCAAATGAATGGTCCCATTCATGAGGATATGAGTAAAAGAGCTATTTTTaccaaaacaaatattttcttttctttggatatTTATGGCCtttcatggatttttaaaatgctctaagcATAAGTACGAGATATTTGTAGGACACCCAAATCTGAATGCTGATTTGGGCTACCAACCAGAGACTGACTCACTCTGAGGCTGGCAGCTGGGGTAGGCAAGGGACTGTTCCAATATGGAGAAGACATTTAACTGTGGGACAAGATAATGGGGattgaatttttaatatttcaaacagttttcagaaaaaggtATGCAAATACTCATTGTTTGTAGAAAAATGCCCCAAGACACTCATAAGACAAATGGAAattaacattattctgagatgaaTATCATACCCAGAGAATCAGtgatagtaattttaaaaagaaaccaaaaccagAAAGTTGATCTTTCCATtcttgaaaacaatttggaattatatgagaaaaatcaTCAATCTGTTTACACAGTGAACTTGTTATTGGAAATATCCCCCCAAAGACGTCAATGACACAACCAAAGGTCTCAtacataacaaaatattcatagcatcatTTTCTGTGGTTACAAAAATAccaaaaacaaagtggatgtccCTCTATTGAGGGATGGTTAAAGAAATTGTAACACATGAAATTGGTGTGTGTAACATAGAGGAAATTGTGCCATATGAGATTAGTATATACAGCAAAATAAGTGCTAAATAAACATGCTGATTTGAAGTAAATGTAGTCCAAAAGTATTGTGACTCTAAAAATGATGACAGTGAAGAATTTgaagaaatgtgggaagacttcCAAGAAGACCAAGGAAATCAGAACATACCTAGTGGCTACAGTAATGTAAAGGAGAACAACTGAACTCAGATTAATTGTGATAAGTAAACTTGGCTTCAAAGACTAGAGGATGAAACTCACATTCTTCTTAGGAGACAGGTTTGCTTTGTCAGTCTATTTTGCTTTACTTTTACCCCTTGTTTCTAGGAGAATTCACAGAGGTGGGAAGCATATCAGAAAATCaatgaaatagaaaggaaatgggaaagaaaaagatgatggAGCAGGAAGCTTACCTGGCTTTTTCactgaaggaaatcagggaagtgCCGGGAGGAGAATTTAACACTTTCTGAGAGCCAGAGTACATGATGTCAATGCCTACATTAGCAGAGAAGAAGAGATTGAGTGACATCTGTCCCTTGGCCTGTAAGAATGGGATTTGGTGCTCCAGGTCTCTCTTCCTGAGGAGTAAGGCTTGGAGCACTTGGGGAGATCCTTCCCAATATTCTTTTTAATACCTTCaaatagaaagaattctgggTGGAAGCAAAGCAAAGTGTTAGTAATGCTTTTCTGGGCTGTGCAGCTTGGTCTTCTTCCTTAATGACACCTGATGGCCGGGGTTGGCTCCTATAGTGTCTCTTTTTCTACAACAAACTTTACCCCAATGTCTGGCTCCCCAAAGCCCTCAACTGGGTAACTCACCCAGACCTGCTCCCATTGGGCAAAATCCATACTCCATACTTTCCCAGGCCCTCTCTACCCTGTTAAGAGTGACTTGGCCCAAACCCTAGTCCCCCAGACACTTGCTTTCTAAGAGTTTAGTCGTCTAGTTTGAGTAACTCATTTTTGCTAATAGGCCAAGTGGTGCTAATGTAACCCTTCTCTTCCCTAGGTAGGAGCCACATGATATCCATGAGGGAATTTCAGTCATTGCAGTAGATGGAGGGGTCGAATGTAGTGCGTCAGTAGTGTCTTTCCACATGGTACAAGATCAGCATGCAGGAATGGCTACACCCCAGTCCATCTGGCAGCATCTGGAAGCCCTGATGAGGGCTCATCACTGTAGGAATTGAAAGGAAGCCCTGTGTGGCTCTTACCTTGCTTGTCCATGTAAATTGGAGCTCCCCCTAATGAGGCTACAGAATCCACCAGGAGCAAACAATTATGCCTGACAAAAGGAGAAAGCAAAATCCATGGAAGTAAGGAAGACTAGCTGACCTTTCTAGCACAAAGCATTGTATATCccttatcccatttgatcttctcaaAGTCCCAGTAAAGTAGTTGGTATAGGTCAAGTCAATATTTCTAATGTGTCGATAAGAAAGCTAAggcatgaagtgacttgtccataggcagctatgtggtacagaaTATAGAGCTctaagtctggagtcagaaatacttgaattcaaatctggcctcagacacatactagctgtgagaccctgggcaagtcacttaacctctgtctcctcagtttcctcaattgtgcAATGGGAATTATAgcagcatctacctcatagggttgttgtgaggatcaaataagacattATCTTAAAAAATCACTTGGCACATATTATACATGTACATGATGGggcatatagatatgtatacatatatatatatatgtatgcatatgtgcatgaaTATGTGTGAGTGCATACATGTACACTTAGTCCCAAATGTTTTAATgccattttaagctttaatagcttttaAATTCTTGGAAAATGGGTGATCTGGGTATAATGTATAGATTTATCTTTTTTCGACCAGGACATTTAATTCACTAGGAAACCCCTTCCCTGGCCAGGGTAGATTACAGAGTTTATTGTGCTTCAAGGAACTAAGTCATGGGTCACTGGGTGCCCACACTGTGAACCACAGCATGTCCCTCAAATAACCTTCTGGAAAGTATTCTGAAATTCTACCAGGGAAAGGTTCACCAAACGTAGCAAGGCACTGCTCCTGGGGAGGCTAAGGGGTGGATTGTGAGAGGTAAGTGGATTTCAAAGTAAAGTTAAGACTCTGGGAGACTTGTGGCCACTCTCCTTGTCTCACCTGGGGGGTTGTGGGACTAACCTGTGACAGAGATCACCATATCCATCCAAGGGCTGGGCTATTCCACTGGAGGATTCTCCATGGGTGAGAAAGAGCAGCACAGGTTTATGTTGAGTCAGACcctagagagagagatggggggggagaggggggggagagggagagagagaaggagggagagagagagagggagggagggagagagagaaacagagagagagggagagagaaacagagagagagagacagagagagagagagaaacagagagagagagaaacagagagagagggagagagaaacagagagagagaaacagagagagagagacagagagagagagagagaaacagagagagagagagaaacagagagagagggagagagaaacagagagagagagacagagagagagagagagagagagagagagagagagaaacagagagagagagaaacagagagaaacagagagagaaacagagacacagagaaagagagacaaaaacagacacagacacagacacagagagaagaacaagaacaagaagaggaggaagagagagaaatgagctTCCTCACTTTTCTGAGGAGGTTAGACAATGGAGGCAATGGCCTCTGAGGTGTTTCCAACTCTATATTTAGGTTCCTAGAATCTTCCACCAAGTCCTTTTCAGTCTTCCCCACCTGCAATTATTCCTCCTCACATTTTCGCAGAGCACTTTTTCAGTATTGCTCCATTGTCTTGGTCTTACTCTGCCTGCCTTGTAGGATGCACATCTGTGTATTTACTGTGTCCCCTGGTAGAATGAAAGCCCCATTGGGGCAGGATCTGGGTCATATTGGTAGTTGTGTCTTTAGTGCCTCACACAGCACCttatagcagacacttaatatatacttgttgaattgaattaaagttaCACAATGGAACTGATAATATCTTAGCTACCAGCAGGTAGGTTAGGTCTTGGAGTCCCCCCTGGCATCTGATCTACTGGTTGGGGAACCCAGGAAAAGATTTCTTTCTTGGACTCTCTGCCTTACACTAGCTCTTTCTCTTTGTTCATCATCAGCACCACCGACATCACCTCAGCACCACAATAATCACTGAGCCTCACAATGATGCTGTGAAAACTACAGCTCTTGCTGTCAGTACCCACCTGTTGAGTTCCCACCCAGCTTTTGAACCCCTCTTTGAAGATTGTCTTCTCCATGAATCCCACCATGATGCCCATCCCCACTGATAAAGAGCCACTCCTCAGCCTGCCGCCTCCCTTTTTCAGCACCTCTCTGATGCATTTATCATTAATTACTTAGTATTATAGTTATCTCTTTATTCACCATATTCTCATCCCAGACTGTTGTTTTAAGAGGCTGGGACCAATGTCGATGATGAGGGTAATGatactaacatttatgtagaacattgaggttttcaaagtgttttacatatcatctcatttaaccttcgcaacaaccttgtgagggagATGctgttttattcccattttacagataagaaagtgagactgaaagaggttaaatgtttgctcacagtcacacagatagaaactGTCTGAAGAAATATTTGATTATCGGTCTTCACTGTTCCTAAGTCTGTTGCTGCTCATGCCCAACACTGTGTCATCTGACTGTCTAACACCTCGCCATtatagctgcccctagagctcaGTACAGTGCTCTCCACACGGAGTGCTTCACCAGTATTTGCTGAATTGGATTGTCTGGGTCCCATTGTTCATTAACATCACAACCACAGCTGGACCCCAAGCTCCTTATCCAGGGCTCTACTTGTTCCACACCTTTTACTGCATAATGTTCACCTGAAGTCAGCCATTGGCTGGAAGGTTGGGTATGGGACAGCCAAGTGCAAGCCTGACACGTACCTTCTCCACATCATGCAGTGTGTAATACTCTCCAGGGGCCTTCACCATCTGATGCACTTTGGCTCCTGATGGAATGAAGAAATATAGGAGGCAAAGGATCAGAGGGGAAACAAGGAAACGTCCTCAGTCACCCCTCAGTGATTCATTTCTACCTTTGACAGCATGGTGTACTGGCTCCAGGGTTGGCCCCTCAACATCCAGGTCTTTTGGTTTCACATCATCTACCTCCACAGGGGGCAGCAGAATggtgagagaagggggaaagggattcTGAGCATCCAAACCATCTATAAACATCCCCTTGGTGGTAGGTGTTCTAATTGTGAGCTCTTTGTCCAGTGACTAACAAGCGATAAGTACTGTTCATTTCAATGGTACATAAGGGACCATATCATTGGGGCTgctagatggtatagtagatagagcaccaggcttggaatcatgaagacatgagttcaaatgtggcctcacacatttactagttgtgtgaccctgggaaagtcactttaccctatttgcctcagtttcctcatctgtaaaatgagttggagaagaaaatggcaaaccactccaacatcttttccaggaaaaaccccaaaggggtcacagagttgaatatgactgaaacaactcaacaacaacatcagTGAAATAAAGCTGGTGACCCTCAAATCTGGCTTAACTTGGATGGCAGTGACTCAACATTTTCTCTACTCTATCAAGAGGAAAGTGGGTGGCAGAAGTAGAGTGTAAATCTCAGAGCAACAGCATGACACTTAGCATCAAATACTCACAGAGTGACATTTTGGTACCGTGGTTAGGAAGCTGGGAGATGGCAGGGGGTCTAGCTATTTCCCCCTTTTCACTTTTATCATCTTTTAATGATGAACATATATGGTTGGTTCAACATAGCTGCTGGTGGTTTGAGCCAGATGCATGTCTCAATGCCTGACTTCTATCTGTGCATTCTTTTGACTCTTTAtcaggaaataatggaaaaggcatggggcttttaaaaaaaagacatgggttcaatcCCCAGCGTTCATaattaacagctgtgtgaccttggacaaatcacttcattgagccttatttttctcattggtaaaatggaaataattgcaCTTGCACTATTTACTTCACAAGATGCTTTTGAGaaaattcctttgaaaacttTGTGTCACCATAAATATGAATTATCATAATCTTCCTTGCTTGCATGTATGTTTAACTGTGATTTAGGACTAAGAGGTTATACTTTCAACTTATAGGAACTATTCTGGATGTGCCTGGCACCCTAGTAGACATTTTCTCCACATTCCATGTGGGTCAGAGATGGTATGACACTGTGGCCAGAGGGCCAGCCTGAAAGTCAgaaacatctgggttcaaatcccacttctgatacccGCCTCCCTAAGGTTTCATTTATTCTACTGAAAAATGAGGCTAACAATGCCTGTAGTCACAGGAGTATGGCTAAAATGATACAACATGTAACCTTTGCTTTAACAGTCCATGCAGTCAAATGTGCCCATTTtccagatatggaaactgagtcttagtTAGGTAAAGTGACATTTCCAATGTCccccagctaataagtggcagatcCAGGACTTTGTCATGCCCACTAACTTCACATTTTGGCTGGAGAGTTGGGGAATATTTTCACATGAAACCCCACTGTCATGACAAATTCCATAGCTCCTTTTTTGACTGTCTTAGGTTGTCCATTAACAAGAACTTGGAACAATGACCTGTCTTTTTTGAACCAACCTCCTAACAAATTGCCCCTGAAACTGTGGTGAAATGTCTGTAAACAGTCCCATCAATCATTAAGCTGGATGAGATCCACATGGCTCCATCTTATTTCCCCTCTTTTGAGCCACTGTTGGTGGGCCAATATGGGAACTCAAAGGTGGTATTGATCCTGTGGAAGGACTACCCCCAGACCAATGGGCTTAGCTCATTCTAGGAAGCCCTGAAAGATGGAAACATTCTTGGCATTGGGGGGCAGACGTCTTCCTATTTGGGCACCTTTTCATGTGCAGAGTAAGTCTTGGAGAAAGGTCACTGGGTAAAATGTTTGACCCCAAGTTGGGCTGGGGAAGGACTTTGGTAATCAAACAGAGGTATTACTGCATGTCCTGCCACTCTCCCTGAAAATCTCTCTCCCTAGTCAATAGATGACTGCTCAGTAAAGTCATGCCTAGACCTGTGAAAAGGTAGGAAATGTATATATGGTAGACAAGGGAATTGGATGAAACCGGCCAATTAAAGTGGGCAGttagatgacacaatggatagagtgcggGGCCTGCAGtgagggagatctgagttcaaatccagcctcagacacatactaactgtgtgaccctgggcaagtcccctaacTTCATAACCCAAATCACATTTGacagtagggattgtttcatttatagCATTCCTTCAGGGATTCACAATGGCGCTTAAGTCACAGTTTCCTCCtgggtaaaatgagggagttggactatgCTCTCCGGGGTCCCTTCCACCTTGAAATCTATGACCCTGGGATTTGCTTCATCCAATAGTAGTTTCAATTTCTCACCAATGGTCCCCATCCTAAAGCTGCTTGCTTACCTATCCAGTCTTGATCTGAGTTTGGAATTCCCCCAAGACAGAGTCTGTACACTTACCTATTCTCTCAGCAATGTCCACTATCCGCTGTCCCCAGATGCCATTCACCCCGACCAGGACAGATTCCCCTGGTTCCACCACATTGAATAAGGCCGCTTCCATAGCTGTGTGTCCAGAGCCGCTGATGGCCAGGGTGAGCTTGTTCTGTGTTTGGAAGGCATAGCGGATGCCATCTTTGATCTCATTCATGATCTGAAGGACAGGAGAGAGGTTACTGGTCAAACTCAACTTTGCAAAAAATCAACAAATGCCCTGTGACCACAAGCTGGGGATTACCCCAACCAGATGGATTCTcaaagacaagcatttattaaatgcctactgtatacaAGGCACCAATGTAGACAGGGCAACGAATAAAGAAATGACAGCTGCCCTGACCTCCAGAGAAGGACtcaaatattctctctttttctccatccatgtctttctcactctttccatttttgcctttcttcttcctccttatctagccatctctgtttctctcccctctgtcactctctttgacttctctctcccctctgcaaGAAGTATCCCACTAACAAGAAGACAAGGAAAAGCATGTGAGATTTAGAACTTTTGAAGAACCTCAGGActcctctagtccaaccccctcatgaagaaattgaggctcagagagatgaaatgattccCCCAAGAACAAACATAGTAAGATAGTTCCAGCAGAAGTGTGCTGAGAAACTT
This window contains:
- the AGXT gene encoding serine--pyruvate aminotransferase isoform X2 — translated: MPRFIPGSVFLASWAAGWIQPHVPVLTAPQSRDMASYPLIVGPPTSLRKPLKIPDRLLLGPGPSNLTSRVMLAGGLQMIGHMHEEMYQIMNEIKDGIRYAFQTQNKLTLAISGSGHTAMEAALFNVVEPGESVLVGVNGIWGQRIVDIAERIGAKVHQMVKAPGEYYTLHDVEKGLTQHKPVLLFLTHGESSSGIAQPLDGYGDLCHRHNCLLLVDSVASLGGAPIYMDKQGIDIMYSGSQKVLNSPPGTSLISFSEKARGKIFNRKTKPFSLNLDIKWLSNIWGCDDNPRVYHHTPPVIGLFALRESLALLAEEGLEESWKKHREATAYLHKGLQKLGLQLFVKEPVLRIGLLGSNATKANVDRVILALKEALQHCPKNKL